GAATTTCTGTTGTTTATTACGGACGTGATTATACTTTTTTTTTCGCAATAACCAAACCAAATACGTTTTTTACACCGGCATTTTTTAAAGTCTTGGCACATTCATTCATAGTAGTGCCAGTAGTATAGACATCATCGAACAAGATAACTGCATTTGGTGGTCGTATGTTTTTATTTACTTCGAAGGCGTTTTCCACATTGGCTAAGCGTTCCAGCTTTGATGAGCACGCCGCCTGCGGCGGCGTGTCCTTCACCTTTCTCAAGATTTCATCCTCGATTCGTGTATCAATTCCAAGCTTATTCAATCGCCTTACAATTTTACCCCCAATAAGCTCGGCTTGATTAAACCCTCTCCATTTTCGCCTTTCTTTTGATAATGGCACAGGGATAAGAATACCGATATTACTCCAATCTATAGAATCAATTAAATTCTGTACTACGATATCTGCGAGCGAATCCGCTAATTCTTCAGAGAATTTATATTTGATACGTTTTATAAGTTTCCCTATCAAGTTTTGGTTGTCATATTCACATGCTATAAAAACAGTATCCAGGAAGTCGGTATGAAGCGAGTTCTGAGACACCGTTTCTTTTAAGAGGTTTTCGCAAGTATGGCATAGGTATGCGCCTTCCATGTCACATCCGAGACATATTCTTGGGAAGAAAAAATCGAGGAAAGTCGCGAGCAAAGATACAATTTGTTTCACAGTTTATTGTTTTTTAAATATAAAGTAGGGTATTCTATCGAAGAAAGTTAAAAAAAATTTAAAAAATGGGAGGGAAAAAACATTGCAAGACAATTAATATGCGATTTGACAATGAGAAAACTACAACCGGTAGTTATAC
This window of the Candidatus Peregrinibacteria bacterium genome carries:
- a CDS encoding ComF family protein, whose product is MKQIVSLLATFLDFFFPRICLGCDMEGAYLCHTCENLLKETVSQNSLHTDFLDTVFIACEYDNQNLIGKLIKRIKYKFSEELADSLADIVVQNLIDSIDWSNIGILIPVPLSKERRKWRGFNQAELIGGKIVRRLNKLGIDTRIEDEILRKVKDTPPQAACSSKLERLANVENAFEVNKNIRPPNAVILFDDVYTTGTTMNECAKTLKNAGVKNVFGLVIAKKKV